In the Oncorhynchus keta strain PuntledgeMale-10-30-2019 chromosome 14, Oket_V2, whole genome shotgun sequence genome, one interval contains:
- the LOC118393185 gene encoding bridging integrator 3 homolog: MDSFNQEKGRYSSVFPSLNMAVKRREQALQDYKRLQSKVEKYEEKEKTGPTMVKLHQAREELSSTTAASTTFSPALRHSSGHRWCTSRRCTIFSVS, translated from the exons GTACAGCAGTGTGTTCCCCAGCCTCAACATGGCTGTGAAACGAAGGGAGCAGGCTCTACAGGACTACAAGAGGTTACAGTCCAAAGTAGAGAAGtatgaagagaaggagaagacagGCCCCACCATGGTCAAACTGCACCAG GCCAGGGAGGAGCTGAGTTCTACCACAGCCGCATCGACTACTTTCAGCCCAGCTTTGAGGCACTCATCCGGGCACAG gTGGTGTACTTCACGGAGATGCACAATATTTTCAGTGAGTTGA